In the genome of Methanococcus voltae, one region contains:
- a CDS encoding cobalt-precorrin-7 (C(5))-methyltransferase produces MIYIIGIGAGNSDLLTFTALNTIYNMDVLVGSRRSVESIINFNKNANLNIKLDVDVDVDLKLKDKEIIYLSKNLRETLKDIAFDEKFKNKSIGILSTGDPCFSGLLKTMLSLGVNKDDITVISGISSIQVACAKLKISWDDYNILTLHGKEHNRDLLCNMVSNKQNVIFLPSEIKKDVEYLLYTANINKDNTNKNNTNKDNKNIGNLQDLKITICENLSYPNEKITTFKLVELLDKIENGLKFSYMAVCVINFE; encoded by the coding sequence ATGATTTATATTATCGGAATTGGGGCGGGAAACAGTGATTTATTGACATTTACGGCGTTAAATACAATTTATAATATGGATGTATTAGTAGGCAGTCGTAGAAGTGTAGAATCCATTATAAATTTTAATAAAAATGCAAATTTAAACATAAAATTAGATGTAGATGTAGATGTAGATTTAAAATTAAAAGATAAAGAAATAATTTATTTATCAAAAAATCTCCGGGAAACTTTGAAAGATATAGCTTTTGATGAAAAATTTAAAAATAAATCCATAGGTATTTTATCAACAGGAGACCCGTGTTTTAGCGGTTTGTTAAAAACTATGTTAAGTTTGGGCGTAAATAAAGATGATATAACGGTCATATCAGGTATTTCATCGATACAAGTAGCTTGTGCAAAATTAAAAATATCTTGGGATGACTACAATATACTTACATTGCACGGTAAAGAGCACAATCGTGATTTACTGTGCAATATGGTGAGCAATAAACAAAATGTAATATTTTTACCGAGTGAAATAAAAAAAGATGTAGAATATTTATTATATACTGCAAATATCAATAAAGATAATACTAATAAAAATAATACTAATAAAGATAATAAGAATATCGGTAATCTACAAGATTTAAAAATTACAATTTGTGAAAATTTATCGTATCCTAATGAAAAAATAACAACGTTTAAGCTCGTTGAATTGCTTGATAAAATAGAAAATGGCTTAAAATTTTCCTATATGGCAGTATGTGTGATAAATTTTGAATAA